From one Thalassobaculum sp. OXR-137 genomic stretch:
- a CDS encoding branched-chain amino acid ABC transporter permease, which yields MTATLFAVQVLNGLQLGVLLFLVAAGLTLVFGVMDFINLAHGVQYMLGAYLAVTFYGLTGNFFATVILAMAAALVLGLVLEVLVFRHFYDRDHLDQVLATFGVILFLNEGVRIVWGSAPLSYPAPEILQGAIPVMDGFGYPVYRIALIVAGLICAVGLWLVVARTKVGMLIRAGAANPAMLSALGVNVRQLFMVVFGFGAMLAGFAGVMAGPIFSVEPGMGDGVLILAFVVIVIGGIGSIRGAFLAALIVGLVDTLGRSFMTDIFKLFLEPSAANQVGPAIASMLIYVLMAGVLFFRPTGLFPAPGRA from the coding sequence ATGACGGCGACGCTGTTCGCGGTGCAGGTGCTGAACGGGCTGCAGCTCGGCGTGCTGCTGTTCCTGGTGGCGGCCGGGCTGACCCTGGTGTTCGGGGTCATGGACTTCATCAACCTGGCCCATGGCGTCCAGTACATGCTCGGCGCCTATCTCGCCGTCACCTTCTACGGGCTGACCGGGAACTTCTTCGCCACGGTGATCCTGGCCATGGCCGCCGCCCTGGTTCTGGGGTTGGTGCTGGAGGTGCTGGTGTTCCGGCATTTCTACGACCGCGACCACCTGGACCAGGTGCTGGCGACCTTCGGCGTGATCCTGTTTCTCAATGAGGGTGTGCGGATCGTGTGGGGCTCGGCCCCGCTCAGCTACCCGGCCCCGGAGATTCTGCAGGGCGCGATCCCGGTGATGGACGGCTTCGGGTATCCGGTCTACCGCATCGCCCTGATCGTCGCCGGGCTGATCTGCGCCGTCGGCTTGTGGCTTGTGGTGGCGCGCACGAAAGTCGGCATGCTGATCCGGGCCGGGGCGGCCAATCCGGCGATGCTCTCGGCCCTCGGCGTCAACGTGCGTCAGCTTTTCATGGTGGTTTTCGGCTTCGGCGCAATGCTGGCCGGGTTCGCCGGGGTGATGGCTGGGCCGATCTTCTCGGTGGAGCCGGGGATGGGCGACGGGGTGCTGATCCTCGCCTTCGTCGTCATCGTGATCGGCGGAATCGGCTCGATCCGCGGCGCTTTCCTGGCCGCCCTGATCGTCGGCTTGGTCGATACCCTCGGCCGCTCCTTCATGACCGATATCTTCAAGCTGTTCCTGGAGCCCTCGGCCGCCAATCAGGTCGGCCCGGCCATCGCCTCCATGCTGATCTACGTGCTGATGGCCGGCGTGCTGTTCTTCCGGCCGACCGGCCTGTTCCCGGCACCGGGGCGCGCCTGA
- the cydB gene encoding cytochrome d ubiquinol oxidase subunit II: MEMDLALIWALLIATAVLLYVVLDGFDLGIGLVFPFLSDEGERDVAMNTVAPVWDGNETWLVLGGGGLFAVFPLAYAVVMPAVYAPVTAMLLGLVFRGVAFEFRWKTVRWKRVWDWSFTLGSLVAALSQGIILGALVQGIHVENRAYAGGWWDWLTPFSLLCGVAVAIGYGLLGATWLVMKTEAGVRDHGYRLAWPAAIGTVAMVDAVSLWTPFLDPVYMERWFAMPWLLWASPVPILTGLTVLSLFWGLLRRHDYQPFISAQILFVLCFVGLGISFYPNIVPPSISIWDAAAPDESLGFLLVGTAVLLPIILGYTIYAYSVFRGKVRAGDGYH; the protein is encoded by the coding sequence ATGGAGATGGATCTCGCCCTGATCTGGGCTCTGCTGATCGCCACCGCCGTCCTGCTGTATGTGGTACTCGACGGCTTCGACCTGGGCATCGGTCTGGTCTTCCCCTTCCTCAGCGACGAGGGGGAGCGCGACGTGGCGATGAACACCGTCGCCCCGGTCTGGGACGGCAACGAGACCTGGCTGGTGCTCGGCGGCGGCGGGCTGTTCGCCGTCTTCCCCCTGGCCTATGCGGTGGTGATGCCGGCGGTGTACGCGCCGGTCACCGCCATGCTGCTCGGCCTGGTGTTCCGCGGCGTGGCCTTCGAGTTCCGCTGGAAGACGGTGCGCTGGAAACGGGTGTGGGACTGGTCCTTCACCCTCGGCTCCCTGGTCGCCGCCCTGTCCCAGGGGATCATCCTCGGCGCCCTGGTGCAGGGGATCCATGTGGAGAACCGCGCCTATGCCGGCGGCTGGTGGGACTGGCTGACGCCGTTCAGCCTGCTCTGCGGCGTGGCCGTGGCGATCGGTTACGGGCTGCTGGGCGCGACCTGGCTGGTGATGAAGACCGAGGCGGGGGTGCGCGACCACGGCTACCGGCTCGCCTGGCCTGCGGCCATCGGAACGGTCGCGATGGTCGATGCGGTGAGCCTGTGGACGCCGTTCCTCGACCCGGTCTACATGGAGCGGTGGTTCGCGATGCCCTGGCTGCTCTGGGCCTCGCCGGTGCCGATCCTGACCGGCCTGACGGTTCTGAGCCTGTTCTGGGGTCTGCTGCGCCGGCACGACTACCAGCCCTTCATCTCCGCCCAGATCCTGTTCGTGCTGTGCTTCGTGGGCCTGGGGATCAGCTTCTATCCGAACATCGTGCCGCCCTCGATCTCGATCTGGGACGCCGCCGCCCCGGACGAGAGCCTTGGCTTCCTACTGGTCGGCACCGCTGTCCTGCTGCCCATCATCCTCGGCTACACGATCTACGCCTACAGCGTGTTCCGCGGGAAGGTCCGGGCGGGAGACGGCTACCATTGA
- a CDS encoding DUF2474 family protein — protein sequence MSGGKYGPRDGSKLQRLAWFVGLWLAGVAAVGAVGLIIKLVLAP from the coding sequence TTGAGCGGCGGCAAGTACGGTCCGCGCGACGGGAGCAAGCTGCAGCGTCTCGCCTGGTTCGTCGGCCTGTGGCTGGCCGGCGTGGCGGCGGTCGGGGCCGTCGGGCTGATCATCAAGCTGGTGCTGGCCCCGTAG
- a CDS encoding cytochrome ubiquinol oxidase subunit I yields MDLPLAIDLARFQFAFTVSFHIIFPAFSIGLASYLAVLEGLWLATGRQVYIDTFRYWLKIFAVAFGMGVVSGIVMSYQFGTNWSVFSDKTGPVLGPLMGYEVLSAFFLEAGFLGIMLFGLKRVGKGLHFAATLMVAIGTFISAFWILSVNSWMHTPAGYAINEVGQFVPADWWAVIFNPSFPYRLVHMVLAAYLTTAFVVGAVGALHLLRNRDNRPAKLMFSMAMWMAAVVAPLQIVAGDLHGLNTLEHQPAKIAAMEGHFESQTGAPLYLFGWPDMEAEELRYAIGIPKLGSLILTHDLDGAVQGLTDWPREDRPNATVLFWTFRVMVAIGFAMVGIGLWALWRRWRGTLYEPDLLHRLAIVMGPSGFVAVLAGWITTEMGRQPWTVYGLLRTVDSASPMDAPAVATSLVAFIVVYFVVFGAGVYYVLRSMNAAPHDNEPGLDKDQPVRAAGMAQAGAPGEE; encoded by the coding sequence ATGGACCTGCCGCTCGCCATCGACCTGGCCCGGTTTCAGTTCGCCTTCACGGTGTCCTTCCACATCATCTTCCCGGCCTTCTCCATCGGCCTCGCCTCCTATCTGGCGGTTCTGGAAGGGCTGTGGCTGGCGACCGGACGGCAGGTCTATATCGACACCTTCCGCTACTGGCTGAAGATCTTCGCCGTGGCGTTCGGCATGGGCGTCGTCTCCGGCATCGTCATGAGCTACCAGTTCGGCACGAACTGGAGCGTGTTCTCCGACAAGACCGGACCGGTGCTCGGGCCCCTGATGGGCTACGAGGTGCTGTCCGCCTTCTTCCTGGAGGCGGGGTTCCTCGGGATCATGCTGTTCGGGCTGAAACGGGTGGGCAAGGGCCTGCACTTCGCGGCCACGCTGATGGTGGCGATCGGCACCTTCATCTCCGCCTTCTGGATCCTCAGCGTGAACAGCTGGATGCACACCCCGGCCGGCTACGCCATCAACGAGGTCGGCCAGTTCGTGCCGGCGGACTGGTGGGCGGTGATCTTCAACCCGTCCTTCCCGTACCGGCTGGTCCACATGGTGCTCGCCGCCTATCTGACGACGGCCTTCGTGGTCGGCGCGGTGGGGGCGTTGCACCTGCTGCGGAACCGGGACAACCGCCCGGCCAAGCTGATGTTCTCCATGGCCATGTGGATGGCCGCGGTCGTGGCGCCGCTCCAGATCGTCGCCGGCGACCTGCATGGGCTGAATACCCTGGAGCATCAGCCGGCCAAGATCGCCGCCATGGAAGGGCATTTCGAGTCCCAGACCGGCGCGCCGCTCTATCTGTTCGGCTGGCCGGACATGGAGGCCGAGGAACTGCGCTACGCCATCGGCATCCCCAAGTTGGGCAGCCTGATTCTGACCCACGATCTGGACGGGGCGGTGCAGGGGCTGACCGACTGGCCGCGTGAGGACAGGCCCAACGCCACGGTGCTGTTCTGGACCTTCCGGGTAATGGTGGCGATCGGCTTCGCCATGGTCGGCATCGGTCTTTGGGCCCTGTGGCGGCGCTGGCGGGGAACGCTGTACGAGCCCGATCTGCTGCACCGGCTGGCGATCGTCATGGGTCCGTCCGGTTTCGTCGCCGTGCTCGCCGGCTGGATCACGACCGAGATGGGTCGGCAGCCCTGGACGGTCTACGGCTTGCTGCGCACGGTCGACTCCGCCTCGCCGATGGACGCGCCGGCGGTGGCGACGTCGCTGGTCGCCTTCATCGTGGTGTACTTCGTGGTGTTCGGTGCCGGCGTCTACTACGTGCTGCGGTCGATGAACGCCGCGCCGCATGACAACGAGCCGGGGCTCGACAAGGATCAACCGGTCCGGGCCGCCGGCATGGCACAGGCCGGCGCGCCGGGCGAGGAGTGA
- a CDS encoding GntR family transcriptional regulator: MADTPIYQLVKDALRAKIESGALLAGDMIPGEEQLAADFNCSRLTAHRALRELADEGLVVRRRRAGTQVAARDSGGVLIRIPSVREEIEGRGFAYRYELLSRRHAAPGSEAAEALGAAAGERHLNVVGRHWADGRVFQHDTRWINLDQVPAALDVDFSTVSANHWLLENVPYTGVDHEISALAADGRAAEALEVPTGTALLRIDRVSKLGERPITHATMLHPGALFSLKSERR; encoded by the coding sequence GTGGCGGATACGCCGATCTATCAGCTTGTGAAGGACGCGCTGCGGGCGAAGATCGAGTCCGGGGCGCTGCTGGCCGGCGACATGATCCCCGGCGAGGAGCAGCTCGCCGCCGATTTCAACTGCTCGCGCCTGACCGCCCACCGCGCCCTGCGCGAGCTGGCGGACGAGGGGCTGGTGGTCCGCCGGCGCCGGGCCGGGACCCAGGTCGCTGCCCGCGACAGCGGCGGCGTGCTGATCCGCATTCCCTCGGTGCGCGAGGAGATCGAAGGTCGCGGCTTCGCCTATCGCTACGAGCTGCTGTCCCGCCGCCATGCAGCACCGGGCAGCGAGGCGGCCGAGGCGCTGGGCGCAGCGGCGGGCGAACGGCATCTGAATGTGGTCGGCCGTCACTGGGCCGACGGTCGGGTGTTCCAGCACGACACCCGCTGGATCAATCTGGACCAGGTGCCGGCGGCCTTGGACGTGGATTTCTCAACCGTCAGTGCCAACCACTGGCTGCTTGAGAACGTGCCCTATACCGGCGTTGATCACGAGATCTCCGCCTTGGCCGCCGATGGTCGGGCAGCCGAGGCGCTGGAGGTTCCGACGGGCACGGCGCTGTTGCGGATCGACCGCGTGTCGAAGCTGGGCGAGCGACCGATCACCCACGCCACGATGCTTCATCCGGGGGCGCTGTTCTCGCTGAAATCGGAGCGTCGCTAG
- a CDS encoding branched-chain amino acid ABC transporter permease, which produces MPGGITRGRAISAILLIAFAVLPLVAEATGQGYLTNIASRVMIYAIAALSLDLILGYGAMVSFGHAAFIGIGAYAVGISAEHNLWEGTLTIPMAMLAAGLFALVTGAISLRTRGVYFIMITLAFGQMAYYTASSLSAYGGDDGLTIWGRSEFLGNPVLEDDTALYFFVLACLALCWWFASRVVDSRFGRVIAGVRENRARMAAVGFDPYRHQLVAYVIAGMMAGLAGALLANHAEFVSPAYMSWQRSGDLIIMVVLGGMGSLYGAVLGAVAYLALEDVLAGFTEHWRVIFGPMLILIVLYARGGIARAFRREGRDG; this is translated from the coding sequence ATGCCGGGTGGGATCACGCGCGGGCGGGCGATTTCCGCCATCCTGCTGATCGCCTTCGCGGTGCTGCCGCTGGTGGCCGAGGCGACGGGCCAGGGCTACCTGACCAACATCGCCAGCCGGGTGATGATCTACGCCATCGCCGCGCTCAGCCTCGACCTGATCCTGGGCTACGGCGCGATGGTCAGCTTCGGCCATGCCGCCTTCATCGGCATCGGCGCCTATGCGGTCGGCATCTCGGCCGAGCACAACCTGTGGGAAGGCACCCTGACGATCCCGATGGCGATGCTCGCAGCCGGTCTGTTCGCACTGGTCACCGGGGCGATCAGCCTGCGCACCCGCGGCGTCTATTTCATCATGATCACGCTCGCCTTCGGGCAGATGGCCTACTACACGGCGTCCAGCCTGTCGGCCTATGGCGGCGACGACGGGCTGACCATCTGGGGTCGCAGCGAGTTCCTCGGCAATCCCGTACTGGAGGACGACACCGCCCTGTATTTCTTCGTGCTGGCCTGCCTCGCCCTGTGCTGGTGGTTCGCCAGCCGCGTGGTCGACAGCCGGTTCGGCCGGGTCATCGCCGGGGTGCGCGAGAACCGGGCGCGGATGGCTGCCGTCGGTTTCGATCCGTACCGCCACCAGCTCGTCGCCTATGTGATCGCCGGGATGATGGCCGGGCTCGCCGGCGCGCTGCTGGCCAACCACGCCGAGTTCGTCAGCCCCGCCTACATGTCCTGGCAGCGCTCCGGCGACCTGATCATCATGGTCGTGCTCGGCGGCATGGGCTCGCTCTACGGCGCGGTGCTGGGCGCGGTGGCGTATCTGGCCCTGGAAGACGTACTGGCGGGGTTCACCGAGCACTGGCGGGTGATCTTCGGGCCGATGCTGATCCTGATCGTGCTCTATGCCCGCGGCGGCATCGCCCGCGCCTTCCGGCGGGAGGGGCGCGATGGCTGA
- a CDS encoding ABC transporter substrate-binding protein — MGRGFKALALAAGMTVAGALGAAQAAEPLKIGMMVTLSGPPAVLGNHIRDGFQLFVDENGGKLGGRDVEMIIVDDELKPDVALTKVKELLERDKVDFVAGIVFSNILQAVFRPVTESETFLIGANAGTSTFAGKGCNEYFFSTSWQNDQIHEVMGKYAQDKGFKKVFLMAPNYQAGKDSLNGFKRYYTGEVVDEVYTKLGNLDFSAELAKIAAAKPDALFTFMPGGMGVNLVRQFNQAGLADSVTFLSAFTVDGTTLPATKDAALGLFSSSQWTPDMDNAANKKFVTAYEAKYGSVPSLYSSQGYDAAQLIDSAVKAVGGDLSDKDAVIAALKKADFASVRGDFKFNNNHFPIQDFYLVKAVKRDDGAYHTTVVEKVFDDYGDVHAKDCRMK; from the coding sequence ATGGGTAGGGGATTCAAGGCATTGGCGCTGGCCGCCGGCATGACGGTCGCGGGGGCGCTCGGCGCCGCGCAGGCGGCCGAGCCGCTGAAGATCGGCATGATGGTGACGCTGTCCGGGCCGCCTGCGGTGCTCGGCAATCATATCCGCGACGGCTTCCAGCTTTTCGTCGACGAGAACGGCGGCAAGCTCGGCGGCCGCGACGTGGAGATGATCATCGTCGACGACGAGCTGAAGCCCGATGTCGCCCTGACCAAGGTCAAGGAGCTGCTGGAGCGCGACAAGGTCGACTTCGTGGCCGGCATCGTCTTCTCGAACATCCTGCAGGCGGTGTTCCGCCCGGTGACCGAGAGCGAGACCTTCCTGATCGGCGCCAATGCCGGCACGTCCACCTTCGCCGGCAAGGGCTGCAACGAGTACTTCTTCTCCACCTCCTGGCAGAACGACCAGATCCACGAGGTCATGGGCAAGTACGCCCAGGACAAGGGGTTCAAGAAGGTCTTCCTGATGGCCCCGAACTACCAGGCCGGCAAGGACAGCCTCAACGGCTTCAAGCGCTACTACACCGGCGAAGTGGTGGACGAGGTCTACACCAAGCTCGGCAACCTCGATTTCTCCGCCGAGCTGGCGAAGATTGCCGCGGCCAAGCCGGACGCGCTCTTCACCTTCATGCCGGGCGGCATGGGCGTGAACCTGGTGCGCCAGTTCAATCAGGCCGGCCTCGCCGACAGCGTGACCTTCCTGTCGGCCTTCACCGTGGACGGCACGACCCTGCCGGCGACCAAGGACGCGGCGCTGGGCCTGTTCTCGTCCTCCCAGTGGACGCCGGACATGGACAACGCGGCCAACAAGAAGTTCGTCACCGCCTATGAGGCGAAGTACGGCTCGGTGCCGTCGCTGTATTCCAGCCAGGGCTACGACGCGGCCCAGCTGATCGACAGCGCGGTGAAGGCGGTCGGCGGCGACCTCAGCGACAAGGACGCGGTGATCGCGGCTCTGAAGAAGGCGGACTTCGCCTCGGTGCGTGGCGATTTCAAGTTCAACAACAACCACTTCCCGATCCAGGACTTCTACCTGGTCAAGGCGGTGAAGCGGGATGACGGCGCCTATCACACCACCGTGGTGGAGAAGGTGTTCGACGATTACGGCGACGTCCATGCCAAGGACTGCCGCATGAAGTGA
- the hemN gene encoding oxygen-independent coproporphyrinogen III oxidase: MFLHRHATAALPRYTSYPPANRFEDGAGGALYPWWLEQLTSSEPLSLYLHVPFCAQLCWYCGCHTSVANDSSRVDRFVGRLIQEILHVSSRISDPGEVCSIHFGGGTPTMMSPEAMGRVMAALRAAFPVRPDAEIAVEIDPRTLDDAHVEAMAAAGVTRASLGVQDVDPEVQCAINRIQPTELLADRIGALRAAGIRSINADLMYGLPGQTVAHVRRSSDTVTALGVDRVAVFGYAHVPWFKKNQGAIDAAQLPGAEERFEQAEAAEAQLVADGYTAIGIDHFARPQDSLAMAAAEGRLRRNFQGYTDDPAQTLIGFGPSSISALPGGYAQNAPHLKQWSEAVEAGKLSAQRGLGVTAEDKLRRSVIERVLCDGRVDLGPVAARHGRDPADLIDAFERLVPLVQDGLATVDGWQVAATMAGRRYWRSIAACFDPELAPSAGRHSVAV; the protein is encoded by the coding sequence ATGTTTCTTCACCGTCACGCCACTGCCGCGCTGCCGCGCTATACCAGCTATCCGCCTGCCAACCGCTTCGAGGATGGAGCGGGCGGCGCTCTGTATCCCTGGTGGCTCGAGCAGCTCACCTCCTCGGAGCCGCTGTCGCTCTATCTGCACGTCCCGTTCTGCGCGCAGCTCTGCTGGTATTGCGGTTGCCATACATCGGTCGCGAACGACAGTTCGCGCGTCGACCGGTTCGTCGGCCGGTTGATCCAGGAAATCCTTCACGTCTCGAGCCGCATCTCGGATCCGGGAGAGGTCTGCTCGATTCACTTCGGCGGCGGCACCCCGACCATGATGTCGCCGGAGGCGATGGGGCGGGTGATGGCGGCCCTGCGCGCCGCTTTCCCGGTGCGCCCAGATGCCGAGATCGCGGTCGAGATCGATCCCCGGACCCTCGACGACGCCCATGTGGAGGCGATGGCCGCTGCCGGCGTGACCCGGGCGAGTCTCGGGGTGCAGGACGTCGATCCGGAGGTGCAGTGCGCCATCAACCGCATTCAGCCCACCGAGCTCCTCGCCGACCGGATAGGCGCTCTCCGCGCCGCCGGTATCCGCAGCATCAATGCCGATCTGATGTACGGTCTTCCCGGCCAGACTGTCGCTCACGTGCGCCGGTCGTCCGATACGGTGACCGCGCTCGGCGTCGACCGGGTGGCGGTCTTCGGCTACGCCCATGTGCCGTGGTTCAAGAAGAACCAGGGTGCCATCGACGCCGCCCAGCTCCCCGGAGCGGAGGAGCGCTTCGAGCAGGCCGAGGCGGCGGAGGCGCAGCTCGTGGCGGACGGCTACACCGCCATCGGCATCGACCATTTCGCCCGGCCGCAGGACAGTCTTGCGATGGCTGCCGCGGAGGGGCGCCTGCGCCGGAACTTCCAGGGCTATACCGACGATCCGGCCCAGACCCTGATCGGCTTCGGTCCGTCCTCGATCTCGGCGCTTCCGGGCGGCTATGCCCAGAACGCCCCCCACCTGAAGCAGTGGAGCGAGGCGGTGGAAGCAGGCAAGCTCTCCGCCCAGCGCGGCCTTGGGGTGACCGCGGAGGACAAACTCCGTCGCTCGGTGATCGAGCGCGTGCTGTGCGACGGCCGGGTGGATCTCGGTCCCGTCGCGGCCCGGCACGGGCGCGACCCGGCCGACCTGATCGATGCGTTCGAGCGGCTGGTTCCGCTGGTGCAGGACGGGCTTGCGACGGTCGACGGGTGGCAGGTCGCCGCCACGATGGCCGGTCGGCGCTACTGGCGCTCGATCGCGGCCTGCTTCGACCCGGAACTGGCCCCGTCGGCCGGACGGCACAGCGTCGCGGTGTGA
- a CDS encoding ABC transporter ATP-binding protein yields the protein MADPILELAGLRKSYGALTVTDGVNLAVKAGAIHAVIGPNGAGKTTLINQIGGQVVPDAGTVILDGRNITDLPIDARSHLGLARSFQITNVLPGFTTLDNVAVAAQAHAGHSFRFFRPVARETALTERAMACLETVGLADRAPIRAGALSHGEKRALEIAMALATDPKVLLLDEPMAGTTHEETARLTETLEGLRGRFTILLVEHDMAAVFALADTISVLVYGRVIAEGTPDAIRADPEVRAAYLGEEEIL from the coding sequence ATGGCTGACCCGATCCTCGAGCTTGCCGGCCTCAGGAAAAGTTACGGTGCGCTGACCGTCACCGATGGCGTGAACCTGGCGGTGAAGGCCGGAGCCATTCATGCGGTGATAGGTCCGAACGGCGCGGGGAAGACGACGCTGATCAACCAGATCGGCGGTCAGGTCGTCCCCGATGCCGGCACCGTCATACTTGACGGTCGCAACATCACCGACCTGCCGATCGATGCCCGCTCGCATCTGGGTCTGGCGCGCTCGTTCCAGATCACCAACGTGCTGCCAGGCTTCACCACCCTGGACAACGTCGCCGTCGCCGCCCAGGCCCATGCCGGCCACAGCTTCCGCTTCTTCCGGCCCGTCGCGCGCGAGACGGCGCTGACCGAGCGGGCCATGGCCTGTCTGGAGACCGTGGGCCTGGCCGACCGGGCGCCGATCCGGGCCGGCGCGCTGAGCCACGGCGAGAAGCGGGCGCTGGAGATCGCCATGGCGCTGGCGACCGATCCGAAGGTCCTGCTGCTGGACGAGCCGATGGCCGGCACCACCCATGAGGAAACGGCCCGCCTGACCGAGACGCTGGAAGGGCTGCGCGGCCGCTTCACCATCCTGCTGGTCGAGCACGACATGGCGGCGGTCTTCGCGCTGGCCGACACGATCTCGGTGCTGGTCTACGGCCGTGTCATCGCCGAGGGCACGCCCGACGCGATCCGCGCCGATCCGGAGGTCCGCGCCGCCTATCTGGGCGAGGAGGAGATCCTATGA
- a CDS encoding ABC transporter ATP-binding protein: MTAPLLEVADLTAGYGAAPVLFGMTLTVHAGEVVTLMGRNGMGKTTTIRAVMGLLPPTGGRVLIAGEDMRGRPAHEIARRGLGLVPEGRQIFPTLTVEENLIATAANRLGSGAPRWGLAEVLHLFPRLGERRRQMGGSLSGGEQQMLAVGRALMTNPRLLILDEATEGLAPLIREEIWRVLATLKSEGQAILVIDKNVSALLALADRHTVVEKGQVVWEGDTAAFRADGAVIETYLHV; the protein is encoded by the coding sequence ATGACCGCGCCCCTGCTCGAAGTGGCGGACCTGACCGCCGGCTATGGGGCCGCCCCTGTGCTGTTCGGCATGACGCTGACCGTGCACGCGGGCGAGGTGGTCACGCTGATGGGCCGCAACGGTATGGGCAAGACCACCACCATCCGCGCGGTGATGGGTCTGCTGCCGCCGACCGGGGGCCGAGTGCTGATCGCCGGCGAGGACATGCGCGGCCGCCCGGCCCATGAGATCGCCCGCCGCGGCCTCGGTCTGGTGCCGGAGGGCCGGCAGATCTTCCCGACACTGACGGTGGAGGAGAACCTGATCGCCACCGCCGCCAACCGGCTGGGCAGCGGCGCGCCGCGCTGGGGCCTGGCCGAGGTGCTGCACCTGTTCCCGCGCCTGGGCGAGCGGCGCCGGCAGATGGGCGGCAGCCTGTCCGGCGGCGAGCAGCAGATGCTGGCGGTGGGCCGGGCGCTGATGACCAACCCGCGCCTGCTGATCCTGGACGAGGCCACCGAGGGCTTGGCGCCGTTGATCCGCGAGGAGATCTGGCGGGTGCTGGCGACCCTGAAGAGCGAGGGCCAGGCGATCCTGGTGATCGACAAGAACGTTTCCGCCCTACTGGCCCTGGCCGACCGCCACACGGTGGTGGAGAAGGGACAGGTGGTTTGGGAAGGCGATACGGCCGCTTTCCGCGCCGACGGGGCGGTGATCGAGACGTATCTGCACGTGTGA